TCGGAGGCTTCGCGGTCGAGGTCTTTGGCGGTCAGGAAGTCCAGCACGTCGGGGTGCTCGATGGAAATGGTCGCCATCCCAGCGCCGCGCCTGGTACCGCCCTGCCTGACCACACGCAGCACGGGCGCGTATACGTAGCGCAGGGTGTTGATGGGGCCGCTGTGCTCGCCGCCCCGGTTGGCCCATTCCAGAAAGTTGTCGAAGATTTCCAGCAGGAAGCTGACGGGGCCGCTGGACGTGCCGCCCGAACCCTTGATGGGCGCCCCTTCCGCGCGCATGTCGGAAAGGTCGATGCGGGGTTCCAGGCCCAGTTTGGCGGTTTCGGCCACGCTGCGGGCCGCGTCGATGATGCCGCCCATATCGTCGGGAACGGCATGAACGCCTTCAGGCAGGGTGCGGACGACGGAAACGCCGTGGGCGCGGGCACGGGCGACCAGTTCGGGGGCCATGGCGTGGCCGTACACCACGCGCGTCCAGTTGCGCACGGCGATAGGCTGCTTGTCCCCGTCGGGCTGGGTGGGCGGGCGCATCAGGCCCTCAATGAAATCCTGCACGTCGGCGTGCGCCGCGCTCATGTAGACCCAGCCGCGCACGCCGCTGTCCGAGCGGCTGCTCTGGGCGCGGGGGGTATACACGTCGAGGTTCACGCCGTTGCCGCCGCCGACTTTGGTGACCAGCGCCAGTTTCCGGGCGACTTCCATGACCCCCTCGAAGGAGCTGGGTTCATGGTCGGTGGCGCCCTGCACGAAGCAGTTGAGGACGTTGCCGTGCTGCGTGCCCGCGCCGGCCAGCACGCGCCCGCCGGGGCAGAATTTCTTCTCGGCCATCAGGTCGTAGTATTCCTGCGCCCAGCTCTGGCGCATCTCCGGCTGCTCCGCCCCGGCAACCCAGTCGGCAATGCGCCAGAACATGCCGCTGATGTTGCCGTCCCCCTCCTGCAAGTACTGGCGCCCCGCGATGTGCTGGGCGTTCTCGTCGAAGTGCTGGGCGGTCTTATCGGTGCGGGAGGTAACGGTCATGGCAGGAAACTCCTTGCGGCAAGGCGAAAAGTGGACGGCAGAACGCGGCCGCCCCGTTCAGAGAGAGCAGCTCGACAACAAAAAACAGTGGCGGGATTCTTACCCGCGCTTAATCTCTGAAGCAGACTGTAGCACTCGTGACACACCAGATCTAGCACCCAGTCCAAAACAGATACAACATATTGATCCCGACGCCACTTCGGCACCGGGATCAGCGGAAAGCAGGGTATGCGGTCAATTCTAGCGCAGCCAACCCCCGGAATAGGCCCAGGTTGAGCGCTCAGGCGTCCAGTTTAATCAGGAAGCGTCCGCACGAGGGACACTTCACGGGCGGCAGCTTGTTCTGCGCCACCTTCTGCTGAATGTTCACGGGCAGCATCACGTTACAGGCCGCGCAGCGTCCCGCCTTGACCTCCGCGATGCCCTGGCCTTTCTTGGCCTTGCGGATCATGTCGTATTCCTTGACGGTGCGGGCGTCCAGGTTTTTCACCAGTTCGGCGCGCTCGTTGCGGGAATCCTCGCCCTGGGCACGCAGGTCGGCAATGCGCTGCTCGTCCTGCGTCTCCAGTTCCGCCAGGCCCGGACGCCCGGCACGGTACTGCTCGCGCAGGCCGCCCGCCTTCCCGGTCAGTTCACGCTGGCGTTCACGCAGCGGGGCCAGGTCTTCTTCCATTTCCTCGCGGCGTTCCTCGAGTTGCTGAATGCGGCTGCCGTACTGGCTCTGGGCGCGGGCATCGAAGGCATTTTTCTCCTGCTCGTCACGCGCGTGGGCAATCTGGTCACGCACGCTGGTCAGGTCGAACTCGGCCTGCTTGAGGCGCTTTTCCACGCCTTCGAGCGTGATCTCGGTTTCTTCCAGTTCATTGTTCAGGCGATCCTGCTCGGCGCGGGCGGCCCTCAAAGCTTCAGGATAATTTTTTTCCTCGGCACGCAACTGGTCGAGGCTCAGATCGAGTTCCTGAACTCGGTGCAGGCGTTCAAGGGGGGTCTGGTCAGTCATCGCTTCCAGTGTACCCCCGAGCAGCGTCAACACGCCCGCATGAAAAGCCAGATGAAAAGCCGGACGAAAAGACAGTGTGCCGGTCAGGCGGTCACTGGCCGGCGCACCGCGCGGCGGTACAACCCCAGGTAAATGGCCACCACACTGCCCAGGTACATCAGCAGCGTCCACCCGAACAGCAGGTTGAAGGCCGCGCCGAACGGCAACCAGCCGCGCACCACGCCCGACAGGATGGAACTGGCCGCCCAGCCCAGGTCCCAGGCGATGGTGTTGACCGCCGAGTACATCTGGCGGTCTTCCTCGGGCAGGCTGGACATGGCGTAGGCGCTGTACACCGGGCCGGCGGCGTTCATCAGCGCCCCGCGCGTGAACATGGCCGCCGTGACCATCCACAGCTGCGGCGCGAAGCCCAGCATGGCCAGGAACGGCAGGCTGCTGGCCTGCACCACCAGCACCGCCTGAATCTGGCCCATTTTTTTGACCAGCAGCGGTTGCAGCAGCGCCGTGGCCGCCGTGGCCAGGCTCGTCCAGGCGAAGAGGCTGCCCAGGCTGGCGTAATCCACGTCAAATTTCCCCTCGATGAACACGTTCAAGAAGGGAATGGTCGCGCCGGCACCCAGGCCCACCAGCACGTTCGGCAAGACCAGCCGCGCCATGGTGCGCTTGTCCTT
The Deinococcus fonticola genome window above contains:
- a CDS encoding zinc ribbon domain-containing protein, encoding MTDQTPLERLHRVQELDLSLDQLRAEEKNYPEALRAARAEQDRLNNELEETEITLEGVEKRLKQAEFDLTSVRDQIAHARDEQEKNAFDARAQSQYGSRIQQLEERREEMEEDLAPLRERQRELTGKAGGLREQYRAGRPGLAELETQDEQRIADLRAQGEDSRNERAELVKNLDARTVKEYDMIRKAKKGQGIAEVKAGRCAACNVMLPVNIQQKVAQNKLPPVKCPSCGRFLIKLDA